In a single window of the Melioribacteraceae bacterium genome:
- a CDS encoding four helix bundle protein translates to MNIAKGSLEELKYFIILCSDLKYLDDITKYKLEEQSEEVSKILYFFTNSLKITEH, encoded by the coding sequence TTGAATATTGCCAAAGGATCATTAGAGGAACTAAAGTATTTTATAATCTTATGTTCTGATTTAAAGTATTTAGATGACATCACTAAATATAAGTTGGAAGAACAATCTGAAGAAGTATCGAAAATTTTATATTTCTTTACGAATTCATTGAAGATTACTGAACACTGA
- a CDS encoding GDP-L-fucose synthase, which produces MKNSRIYIAGHTGMVGSAIHRKYQAEGYQNIITADFPGLNLTRQSEVESFFEKERPEQVIVAAAKVGGILANNTYRAEFLYDNLMIEANIIHSAYKYGVEKLLFLGSSCIYPKMAPQPLKEEYLLSDYLEYTNEPYAIAKIAGIKLCESYYKQYGSNFFSIMPTNMYGPFDNYNLETSHVLPALIRKIHEAKTRHTELVEVWGTGTPKREFLYVEDLADAIFYLMDKVEAKDLYENGLTHINVGTGKDLTIAELAEIIKKVIGFDGKIVYDTSKPDGTPRKLMDVSRLHQLGWTHSTSLEEGIKKAYEWFLKNLEASN; this is translated from the coding sequence ATGAAAAATTCAAGAATATATATTGCTGGACATACTGGTATGGTTGGTTCTGCCATCCATAGGAAATATCAAGCCGAAGGATATCAAAATATAATTACTGCTGATTTCCCAGGTTTAAATCTGACCCGTCAATCAGAGGTAGAATCTTTTTTTGAAAAAGAGAGACCAGAGCAGGTTATTGTTGCCGCAGCTAAAGTTGGTGGCATCTTAGCTAATAATACTTATAGGGCTGAGTTCCTTTACGATAATCTGATGATTGAAGCTAATATCATTCATTCTGCATATAAATATGGTGTTGAAAAATTACTTTTTTTAGGCAGTTCATGTATTTATCCTAAAATGGCACCCCAACCTTTAAAAGAAGAATATCTTCTATCTGACTATTTGGAATACACTAATGAACCTTATGCTATAGCTAAAATTGCCGGAATCAAATTGTGTGAAAGTTACTATAAACAGTATGGCTCAAATTTCTTCTCAATTATGCCAACAAATATGTATGGACCATTTGATAATTATAATTTAGAAACCAGTCATGTCTTACCGGCTTTAATTAGAAAAATTCATGAGGCAAAAACTCGTCATACTGAGCTTGTCGAAGTATGGGGAACCGGAACACCGAAACGTGAATTTTTATATGTTGAAGATTTAGCTGACGCGATTTTTTATTTAATGGACAAAGTTGAAGCAAAGGACCTTTACGAAAATGGCTTAACTCATATTAATGTCGGTACCGGTAAAGATTTAACCATTGCTGAACTTGCTGAAATTATTAAAAAAGTTATCGGATTCGATGGTAAAATAGTTTACGACACTTCAAAACCTGATGGTACTCCCAGAAAATTAATGGATGTATCGAGACTTCACCAGCTTGGTTGGACACATTCAACTAGTCTTGAAGAGGGGATTAAAAAGGCGTATGAGTGGTTTCTGAAAAACTTGGAAGCAAGTAATTAG
- the gmd gene encoding GDP-mannose 4,6-dehydratase — translation MSKKKALITGITGQDGSYLTEILLEKGYEVHGMMRRASSFNTKRIDHLYNNPEIYNKSLFLHYGDVVDTSSIHRLLEKIAPDEIYNLAAQSHVKVSFDIPDYTAQVDALGTLRFLDAIRESGLIKHTKFYQASTSELYGKAQEIPQSETTPFYPRSPYGVAKLYGFWIVKNYREAYNLFACNGILFNHESPRRGEIFVTRKITMAAAKIVLGLQDKLVLGNLDSKRDWGYAPEYCEGMWRILQHDPPEDFVLATGETHTIREFCELTFRELGIELEWQGEDVNEVGNVKSLDKAKLNNLLANCLQLLEKDLGTERRRQIADHLTLNAENILNSEVISISPNYFRLTEVDHLIGNASKAEQQLNWKADTKFEELVKIMVSSDIQMVLKKGN, via the coding sequence ATGAGCAAAAAGAAAGCACTGATCACTGGCATCACCGGGCAAGATGGAAGTTATTTAACCGAAATTTTACTTGAAAAGGGTTATGAAGTCCATGGAATGATGAGAAGAGCAAGTTCATTTAATACCAAACGAATTGATCACCTATACAACAACCCGGAGATTTATAATAAGTCACTATTCTTACATTATGGTGATGTTGTTGATACAAGCAGTATCCATAGATTATTAGAAAAAATCGCTCCTGACGAAATTTACAATCTTGCAGCACAAAGTCATGTAAAAGTATCTTTTGATATACCCGATTACACAGCCCAAGTTGACGCTCTTGGTACATTGAGGTTCTTAGATGCAATACGAGAATCTGGTTTGATAAAACACACAAAATTTTATCAGGCTTCAACCTCAGAACTTTATGGTAAGGCTCAAGAAATACCGCAAAGTGAAACAACTCCTTTTTATCCGAGGTCACCTTATGGTGTTGCAAAACTTTATGGCTTTTGGATTGTAAAAAATTATCGTGAAGCTTATAATTTATTTGCTTGTAACGGAATTCTTTTTAATCATGAATCTCCAAGACGTGGCGAAATATTTGTAACAAGAAAAATTACAATGGCCGCGGCTAAAATAGTTTTAGGTCTTCAAGATAAATTAGTTCTTGGTAATCTTGATAGTAAAAGAGATTGGGGTTATGCACCCGAATACTGTGAAGGTATGTGGAGAATTTTACAGCATGATCCTCCTGAAGATTTTGTTCTTGCAACCGGTGAAACACACACTATTCGTGAATTCTGTGAATTAACATTTAGAGAATTGGGCATCGAACTCGAATGGCAAGGTGAAGATGTGAATGAAGTAGGAAATGTGAAAAGCCTAGATAAAGCCAAACTTAACAATCTATTAGCGAACTGCCTCCAGCTTTTAGAAAAAGATCTCGGCACTGAACGTCGAAGGCAGATAGCTGACCACTTAACGCTTAACGCTGAAAATATTCTTAATTCTGAAGTTATTTCTATCAGTCCAAACTACTTCCGTCTTACTGAGGTTGACCACCTAATTGGTAATGCTTCTAAAGCTGAACAACAGTTGAATTGGAAAGCTGACACAAAATTTGAAGAGTTAGTGAAGATTATGGTCTCTTCAGATATTCAGATGGTTTTAAAAAAAGGTAATTAA
- a CDS encoding four helix bundle protein, with the protein MKTNVKIKTFRDLMVWQKSHELTLEIYRITSKFPAEERYGLTSQLRRAAYSIPSNIVEGHS; encoded by the coding sequence ATGAAAACGAATGTTAAAATAAAGACTTTCAGAGATTTGATGGTCTGGCAAAAGAGTCACGAGCTTACATTGGAGATATATAGAATTACATCAAAATTTCCTGCAGAAGAAAGATATGGCTTGACATCTCAGTTAAGAAGGGCAGCTTACTCAATCCCTTCGAATATTGTAGAAGGGCATTCATAA